The Seleniivibrio woodruffii genome window below encodes:
- a CDS encoding acyl-[acyl-carrier-protein] thioesterase, with protein sequence MFYDYIRTKDISDYGADKKLRFDAVLKIFQEAAVAHSASVGYSADTYMGRGNIWILNRLMAHAEKFPDFAQELSVRTWSRGLDRFKGFRNYEIRADGEICIKGSSIWLYIDIERKRPVRVTPQMYEDYQSENVCNMCSMIDGWDRKDAEKYDRSVRVQLRPADFDINGHMNNIRYGELLSLASSDMDFTGKTVGLFYNHEIKPETEFVDVRIADEDKSRIVSIFDGDTLACLCEII encoded by the coding sequence ATGTTTTACGATTACATCAGAACAAAAGATATCTCTGACTACGGTGCTGACAAGAAACTGCGCTTTGACGCTGTACTGAAGATATTTCAGGAAGCCGCAGTGGCTCATTCGGCAAGCGTCGGCTACTCCGCCGACACCTACATGGGCAGAGGAAACATCTGGATCCTCAACAGATTAATGGCACACGCAGAAAAGTTTCCCGACTTTGCTCAGGAGCTGAGCGTACGCACCTGGTCCAGAGGACTGGACAGGTTCAAGGGTTTCAGAAACTATGAGATAAGAGCGGACGGGGAAATCTGTATAAAAGGCTCCAGCATCTGGCTTTATATCGACATAGAAAGAAAGCGTCCCGTCAGGGTCACTCCCCAGATGTATGAGGACTACCAGAGCGAAAACGTCTGCAACATGTGCAGTATGATCGACGGCTGGGACAGAAAGGATGCGGAAAAATACGACAGATCAGTGCGTGTTCAGCTCCGCCCCGCCGATTTCGACATAAACGGACATATGAACAACATCCGCTACGGCGAACTGCTTTCGCTTGCATCCTCAGATATGGATTTCACAGGAAAAACCGTGGGACTTTTCTACAACCACGAGATAAAACCCGAAACCGAATTTGTGGATGTCAGGATAGCTGATGAGGATAAGAGCCGCATAGTTTCAATCTTCGACGGCGACACCCTCGCCTGCCTCTGCGAAATAATCTGA
- a CDS encoding AraC family transcriptional regulator: protein MEVTVQKFEDIRTASVRHVGTYDQCTPAWMTLMMNPAVMPLVNDKALFIGVCHDDPSKTDQCRYDACVSCPDDFQAAAPIAVTVIEGGDYAVYRHTGSYRGLEQVYHDLFEKWLPASGRSYKSGAPTVQIYRNLPINTAEENLITDVLIPLA, encoded by the coding sequence ATGGAAGTTACCGTTCAGAAATTTGAAGATATCAGAACCGCAAGCGTCCGCCACGTTGGCACATACGACCAGTGTACGCCCGCATGGATGACGCTGATGATGAATCCCGCAGTTATGCCCCTTGTTAATGATAAAGCTCTTTTCATTGGCGTCTGCCACGACGACCCCTCAAAGACCGACCAGTGCCGCTATGACGCATGCGTCAGCTGTCCCGATGATTTTCAGGCGGCGGCTCCCATCGCCGTAACGGTTATCGAGGGCGGAGACTATGCCGTATACAGGCACACAGGCTCTTACAGAGGCCTTGAGCAGGTCTATCACGATCTGTTCGAAAAATGGCTCCCCGCAAGCGGCAGAAGCTATAAATCGGGCGCTCCCACCGTGCAGATATACAGAAATCTGCCCATCAACACCGCAGAAGAGAACCTTATCACAGACGTACTGATCCCTCTGGCTTAA
- a CDS encoding 16S rRNA (uracil(1498)-N(3))-methyltransferase encodes MNIILIRPEEISGGTAVLSDTRHTHIKNVLKASEGDSLKAGILGGGLGTAEILNITDTCITLRPDCNAQAPAPLPVTVILALPRPKVFRRVLFGLACAGIKDIHIINSWRVDKSYWESPYLERDKIDEHLFDALQQSKDTILPKVTLHRFFMEFAGEVLEKTEIPNRFIAHPAGSFRKEFPKPMCLAVGCEGGFIQKELDTFERYGFQQFSAGERILTTEYAVPYILGMIT; translated from the coding sequence ATGAACATAATCCTTATCAGACCGGAAGAGATATCCGGCGGCACGGCGGTTTTAAGCGACACCCGCCACACTCACATAAAGAATGTTCTGAAAGCATCCGAAGGGGACAGCCTTAAGGCTGGAATCCTCGGCGGCGGGCTTGGAACAGCTGAAATTCTGAATATCACCGACACCTGCATCACACTCAGACCGGACTGCAATGCACAGGCACCGGCTCCTCTGCCAGTTACGGTCATTCTTGCCCTTCCACGTCCGAAGGTCTTTCGCCGTGTGCTTTTCGGTCTTGCCTGCGCAGGAATAAAAGATATCCACATCATAAACTCATGGCGGGTTGACAAGAGTTACTGGGAAAGCCCATATCTGGAAAGGGATAAGATAGACGAGCACCTATTCGATGCTCTCCAGCAGTCGAAAGATACCATTCTGCCAAAGGTAACACTGCACAGATTTTTTATGGAATTTGCCGGAGAAGTGCTTGAGAAGACGGAGATACCGAACAGGTTCATTGCACATCCTGCGGGAAGTTTCAGAAAGGAATTTCCTAAACCCATGTGTCTGGCTGTGGGCTGTGAGGGCGGATTCATTCAGAAAGAGCTCGATACCTTCGAAAGATACGGCTTTCAGCAGTTCTCCGCAGGCGAAAGGATACTTACAACGGAATATGCCGTGCCCTACATTCTCGGTATGATAACATAG